The genomic region GCGTCGCTCACTGAGGCACCAGCTGGTGTAGTTGTCAGCAAAGGTTTTGATTTCCGGCATCGTCGTCTTGGTCAGGGTTTGCAGATGTTGTCGCCATTGTTCGATCGCTTGCGGATCGCCATTATCCACTTCGACACGCTCGAACAGTGCTTTGGCGCCGTTGCCGGACAGCCATTGCTCCAGTTTGCGACCGAACGCGCAGAAGGTTTCGTATTGTTTATCGCCGAGTGCCAGCACGGCGAAACTCAAGCACTCCAGCGAGCTTTGCTCAGGCATCAAGCGTCGCACAAATCCTTGCGCGGCGTCCGGTGCTTCGCCATCACCAAAGGTGCTGACGACAAACAACGCCTTGTCGTATTGCGACAATTGTTCGCGCTCGATCGCAGCCAAAGGTTTGACGGTAACCGGCACGCCAGCGGCCTGCAATGCACCCGCCGTTTGCCAGGCCAGTTGTTCGGCAAAACCGGTTTGGCTGGCGAAACTGATCAAGGTTTGTTGACCAGCTGCGTTCGCGGTTGTGAAGCCGCTGGCGGTAGCGCGCGCCGCTTTTTTCTTGCGGCGACGGTCAAGATAAAGCATCCAACCGCTAATCGCGAACAGCGGCATCAGCGCGCTGGCAATCATGATGATGATGAGGCCGACGAGGCCGAAGAACTCACCGGTGTGCAACACGAACATGCTGCGAATCAACTTGCCGCCAGCCGGTAAATCGGCATAGCGCTCATGTTTGGTGACGCTCAAATCACCGGCTTGCAGCGCCAACGTATTGCTGGCCCGGCTATGTGCCGGCTCGGCATCAAGATAGCGAAACTCGACCGGCCGCCCTGCTTTCTCCGGCAAGCGCATCGTGACGCTGGAGAGCCCGGCTGGCAGCTGGCGTTCGAACGCCTGCCAAACGTTATCGACATCGATTTCCGGACGTGGCGCTTTTTCCGCACACTCACCGCGCTGGGTTTTCTCTTGACCTGATGCCTGTGCTTGTTGTTGCTGCGCTGGTGGATTCGGCCTTGGCGTGCCGGTTAAATCGTAAAGCGCGTTGCGATACCAATCGTAGGACCAATACAAACCGGTCAACGCCGACAACAAGTAAACGATCAACACCCAAGTGCCGACTGCGGCGTGCATCTGCCAGAGAAAACTGCGACCTTTCAGCGCCCAACTAAAGCTCAGCCAAGTGCGCCAATTGCCGAGCTGACGCGGCCAGCGCAAATAAAGTCCGGTGCAGCACATCAGAATCAAGATAAGTGCCGAAGCGCCGGTGATGGCCTTGCCTGTATCACCAGCGGCCAAGCGACGATGGATATCTTCCATCAAGTGCACTAAATCGTGGCCGCGCTCGGGCTTGCCAAGCAGCGCGCCGGTGTACGGGTTCTGGTAATGCCAATCGCCACGGCGACCGCCTTCAAAACCGATTTGCCCGGCATCGTCCGGCGCCATCGAACGGGTTATGCCGATAATCGCTTTATCCGGCATTTGTTCACGGGCCTTGGCGACCAGCTCGGAGGGCGCCAACGCGCGCTCGCCTGGCTCGACAGTCATCACTTCCGGGTTCAACAGGCGCAGGATGTCCTGCTCGAACGACAGCGTGGCACCGGTAATACCCATGACCGCCAACACCACACCAGCGGTGATGCCCAAGAACCAGTGAATTTGAAACCAGAAACGTTTCACAACGACGTACCCGAGACCGAGGAACGGCAATCAGTGCAAACGATAATGATTATCAAACTCGGAAGATAGTCGTTTTCATGAAGAGATTGTGGAAAATCGCATCTTGGGCTTGCTACGGGTTACCGCCACACCCGCGCGTTCACGGCTTGGCCTTGTCCGCAGTGGCGCCCTGTTTGCGCCAGACTTCGTATTCAACCCGGCGGCCATCCTGCCAGCGTTCGTTGCACCAAAGCTCGCCATCCCGTCGAAAACGAAACGCGTAAACCGTGGCCGTCTCCATCGGATAGGAAACAAAGCGCGGCGTTTCGACATAACGCTCACCTTCAACCTGATAGGTGCCTGCGCCAGCAGCCCAGAACTTGTCGCCGGCCATGCTGATGAATTGGTAATGACCATCCGCGAGCAATTTCACCGATTTCATCCCCAGCGTTTGATAGTCAACCAGCTTTCCTGAGCCATCAACATATTCACCAGAAACGAGCTCCCACACGCCATTGAAATCATTGGCGTTGGCATGACCTATGGCGACACAACAATACAGAGCACAAATCGACAGACTTTTCCGTAACATCCTTGTTCTGACTTTTTTCATTCAAGGTAGGTCGAGTGTAAAACCCGTTCGCGAAGCCGGTCATGAGCATTGAGCATATTGGCGGCACCACGTTAGACTGCGGACGTTAAACGAAAAGCATACGATGAACGATGAAACTTCTGTTTGTCTGCACCGAGAATCGCTTGCGTAGCCCGACTGCAGAGGTAGTGTTTGCCCAAATGCCGGGAATCGAAGCATTGAGCTGCGGCACCAATCGCGACGCCGAAACACCATTGACTGGTGACCTGGTGCAATGGGCCGACGTGATCCTGGTCATGGAAAAATTTCATCGGCAAAAAGTCGCGCAGCGATTTCCGAAATTGCTGAAAGACAAACGACTCGTTTGCCTTGATATTCCGGATCACTACGATTACCTGCAACCGGAACTGATTGCGCTACTGCAGCGGCGAGTCGCGAAAGTCTTGAACCTGAATTGATGTTGGCACGCAAGCACAAATCTCGTGCCGACAAGGCGTGCCGTAGCTAAGATAAGTTATCCTTGATCGGATGGCTTCGATTATGTCCTCTTCGCCACACAGTCCGTTGCACCGGGAACACCAGCCAGACGCCATTCGGCGACGCTTGCGAAAGCCGCCCAGTGCCAGTCATTTGCCCGATGCCGTACTCGGCGGTATTGATGGCTGTGTTACGACTTTTGCCGTGGTGTCCGGCACGATTGGCGCCGGGTTTGATCCGATTGTCGCGCTGATTCTCGGCATCGCCAATTTAATCGCCGACGGCTTCAGCATGGCGATCAGCAACTCTCAGGCCATTCGCGCCCAGCACGAACACATCCAGCATGCACGACAAATCGAAACGATGCATATCGAAACGATTCCGGAAGGTGAGCGCGAAGAAATTCGGGAGATTTTCCGCCAGAAAGGTTTTGATGGTGAAACCCTGGAACGCATCGTCAGCACCATTACCGAAGATAAAAATCGCTGGCTCGATACCATGCTGCGCGAAGAATGGGGTTTGTCGACCAACCTGCCCGTTCCCTGGCGTTCCGGAGTTGCGACCTTTCTGGCGTTTGTCGGCGTTGGCCTGATGCCTTTGCTGCCATTTCTATGGCCCGAACTCGACACCAACACACGATTTGCGATCAGCGCATCGCTGGCCGCGCTCATGTTTTTCTCGATCGGTTGGCTGAAAGGCCGAGTACTGCAACAGCGAGCCTGGCGCGCCGGATTGCAAACGCTATTTACTGGCGGCAGCGCGGCGATGCTCGCTTACATCGCCGGGCATGGTTTACGCCTTTGGTTGAACTGAAGAATGCTCCAAGGGTTCGTAATCACCATAAGCCCGCTCATCTTCGAGCGGCTCCAAATGAATGCTGAGCACCAGATTCGGTAGTTGCTGTCGCACATCTTCCTCAATGGCTTCTGCCAGATCATGTGCTTGCAACATGGTCCAACGGCCAGGA from Permianibacter aggregans harbors:
- a CDS encoding sulfite reductase flavoprotein subunit alpha, whose protein sequence is MKRFWFQIHWFLGITAGVVLAVMGITGATLSFEQDILRLLNPEVMTVEPGERALAPSELVAKAREQMPDKAIIGITRSMAPDDAGQIGFEGGRRGDWHYQNPYTGALLGKPERGHDLVHLMEDIHRRLAAGDTGKAITGASALILILMCCTGLYLRWPRQLGNWRTWLSFSWALKGRSFLWQMHAAVGTWVLIVYLLSALTGLYWSYDWYRNALYDLTGTPRPNPPAQQQQAQASGQEKTQRGECAEKAPRPEIDVDNVWQAFERQLPAGLSSVTMRLPEKAGRPVEFRYLDAEPAHSRASNTLALQAGDLSVTKHERYADLPAGGKLIRSMFVLHTGEFFGLVGLIIIMIASALMPLFAISGWMLYLDRRRKKKAARATASGFTTANAAGQQTLISFASQTGFAEQLAWQTAGALQAAGVPVTVKPLAAIEREQLSQYDKALFVVSTFGDGEAPDAAQGFVRRLMPEQSSLECLSFAVLALGDKQYETFCAFGRKLEQWLSGNGAKALFERVEVDNGDPQAIEQWRQHLQTLTKTTMPEIKTFADNYTSWCLSERRCLNEGSAGEAMFHLALQPLDGQLEWQAGDLIDVLPTHSEQTISDWLQATGWPSDAEIDGEPLPQWLSKRELPEPQLAKNWKLELVSKRLLPLRPRSYSIASVPEDGSLWLLVRQSQRSDGKLGLASGWLTEQLNIGDTLPMRVVRNERFHCREMNKPMILIGNGSGLSALRAHIRARELAGANNNWLLFGERNAEFDFYYREEIERWQQTGVLARVDVAFSRDQQQRVYVQDKLLAASDELKQWLSNGAAIYVCGSMVGMSQAVDQTLKQILGEAAVTELALAGSYNRDVY
- a CDS encoding low molecular weight protein tyrosine phosphatase family protein — translated: MKLLFVCTENRLRSPTAEVVFAQMPGIEALSCGTNRDAETPLTGDLVQWADVILVMEKFHRQKVAQRFPKLLKDKRLVCLDIPDHYDYLQPELIALLQRRVAKVLNLN
- a CDS encoding VIT1/CCC1 transporter family protein, yielding MSSSPHSPLHREHQPDAIRRRLRKPPSASHLPDAVLGGIDGCVTTFAVVSGTIGAGFDPIVALILGIANLIADGFSMAISNSQAIRAQHEHIQHARQIETMHIETIPEGEREEIREIFRQKGFDGETLERIVSTITEDKNRWLDTMLREEWGLSTNLPVPWRSGVATFLAFVGVGLMPLLPFLWPELDTNTRFAISASLAALMFFSIGWLKGRVLQQRAWRAGLQTLFTGGSAAMLAYIAGHGLRLWLN